CGAAACCTCCCGGTAACTATCAATCTACACAACTTGTGATTTTTACGCATGGATAAGTCATGGAATCCATTGACTGTGACTTTTAGGCAACGAGTTACTACTTTGCGTCTGCCCGCAAGAAAAGAACTTCGAACTTTTTCAGAAAACAAAACTTCagaaatatatcaaaagatTGCCCACCAGCTCTTATCTACACCTTTTCTGGGTCCCATTAGTCCCATGAAACCTCATTCGATTTCTTGCACCATTGTTTACTCTCCAATCCATCATTCTCCCTCTTCTGCTGATGAGATCATTCACCTACTCTGCTATCTGTAATTGAAAAACCACCCAAAGCCCACCAACCAGAACAGATTTTGAGTTGATAACAAGAATCCTTGCAGGGTTTGAGATAGGGCTGCCGGCCAAGAAAGAACACTGCTGGTAAATGGCTAATGAGAAAGAAAATCCTAGAGGAGGCTCGTATGGACGAGGTGATCATCAAGAAATGGTTGCTGGTCTATTGTTTTCTCAGAAACCCGGATTTGATCTCATGCAGAACTGTGATTTACCACCACCAGTGAAGATTTTTGCTGGTCATGATAAGACGATTGTGTCACCGATGAATAACGTTTACAGCATGATTGCCGGGCAGAAAGATGAGGATGTTGGGGTGGAAATGGCTTACGACAAAACTTCTGAGACTGAAAAATTGGAGCTTCTCAAGGCCTTGAGATTATCTCAAACACGAGCAAGAGAGGCAGAGAGGAAAGCTGCTGTTTTGTCCAGGGAGAGGGATGATCTTTCTAACCTGTTGCTGCAACAATCAATGCATTTATTTGCTTATAAGCAATGGGTGAGAATGATGGAACTCCAATTGCCTAAACTGAATAAGCACCAAGAAAAACGAGAGCTTAGTTCTGCTGCAACCAATTGGGAGGGAAATATGCCTAAGGAGGAAGGCGAAAACAATGGAGAAAAAGGCATGACATGGCTGGTGACCGTGGCAATCTGTGTGGGCATTGCTGGGTTTGGATTTTACAATTTCTTTTCAAGTTACTATTGATATTTTTATTATCCtcccaaattttattaattgtacATAATTACAGACTAGTTTTTCACTGTTCAGTTTTCTGCTTCATAAAACAGAATTACACGCATATTCATGTGACATTACCAAGCTGAGAGTTCAGATGTTAAATGAAAACTCATATCCTTCTTAATCAGACCAATACCGGTCGAGGAGAGAAAATTTACAGATTCTCTAAGCATATTTACAAAAGGCAATGTTTTTGTGCGACTTCTACAGTCTAATGCAGGTCTCCAATAATATATACTCTTGTACATCAGGCTACTACATTAACACAGGCAAGGCAGTATATGTACAGATGGGGAATGAAATTGTTAGATTCCATATTAAATAATGGCAAGGTGTATAGACCTCAAATGATTATAGCAATCATCAGCACTTCCGAAGAATTCCAGACAGACCCAACAAACATGCTTCCCGCACCTACACTCAATATGGTTGCATCCGTCCACTTTCTCAATTGTAAACCTGCACACAGGGCactttttcacattttctttccCAGCGCACCATTCCTTCAAAGATGAATCAGGGTCAACTTTAAACTCCTTGTACTTCTCACATGACAAGAATGGATGATACTCCAGGTGGCACCTAGTACACGTCTCCACATAACATGCATCGCAGACAAACGGAGCACCGGCCTCAGTTGCTCGATAAACTGAAGGGCAGTCGGGAGAGGGGCAAAACCTGTAAACTCCACCACTTCCCACCACAAATGCAGCCAGAGAAGCCCTGAAAAGTTCTTCGAACTTCTCACCCAGCAATAGAGACCTTAAATCCGTTAGCAACACAGAAGCCCCACAACCTTTCCGTGCACAACGTATTGGAAAGCTGTCCTGGCTTTTAATTGCAGAGTCGCACTGCTCCACTAAACATGATCTGCAGAACTCATGTCTGCACAGTTCAAGCTTGTAGCTATCCTCCACTTCACACAAGCAAATGGGACAGGTAGCCTCCTCGTTTCCATTTTTATTCGGTGAACCGCTAGTCCGTGCAATCTCATAGATTCTCTCTTCAACTTTTTGCTTCAGGTCTTTTGTGCCCCCAAGACCTTGCCCTTCCTTCAGGTCTTCTACTCCTTTAAGACAGATGCAATGCCGCTTCGTATTCAAGGAAAACTCTGCCCCTGGAAACATTTCTTTAAGCGAATGCAGATCCGGACCAAACTTCTGAACAACCCTTTTCATCAGATCAGGAGGTAAAACTGCACCACGAAGATGGACTTCCAGTTGCTTGTTCTCATGCAGTCTGAGAAGGGATTTAACAAGTCTCTTTTTGGCAACCTCAATCTTGGCTGTTGTGCCAAAAACCCTCAAACTGAGGGCTTGCTTGTCAAAAAGAATATAGGTTCCTGTCTCCCGCTGAATCGTATTCAAAACATTGAGACCATCACGAGAGAAAAGCAACTGCAAAACTGTTGGAGTGATTGCTGCATCGTCTATACTGTTGCCTTTCATGAGCCCCTCCAATGGTCTTCTCAATTCTGCCACTGTTTTGGTAGCAGTTGCAGATATCTTTACTCGACATGAACCATTCTCATTTACTTCCATATTGCATTCAACACCTGGAAACAATCAAAACCAATATTCAATTATCACAGTGGATTGGTTCATTTATAACCTTTTAAGAATTTTAACTAGGGCACTTCTAAAACCATAAGCACACAAACATGCTGATAATTTCAAGGTTGCTTCATATGCCAACCATATGCAGTTACAGCAGCTTAAATGTCTAAAAAGAgctccaaaaattttttttaaaaaacaaggGTCTAAAAAGAGGTTGCCACAGCAAAGACAACATGGCAACATGGCTAATACAGGAGTGCTACACCAACAAATGGAGTTGcaattgatgaaaaaaaaaaaaagatggccATATGTGTTGTACTTCCCTGCAAATTCCATCACATATTCTGgatcaaaattttcttcaaagCTGTTGTTTTGCATCAAGTTACTCATCAGGATGTGCTGTATTTAGAGTTGCACTTTACATTAAACAGCaccaatacaagtacaaaaaagCACAAAGTCTAATCCACCTATAGCACCTCCTTAGTACTGAAAAAGAAAGGGAGTCTAAAAAGGACACCCTAACATGGGTATGTGGGCATATATATATCAAACAAATATCACTAAGTTTGACATATTCAAGAGGGAAAATGGCGGAAAACCacttctctatcaaatttcaaagaaaaattcagGCCAATTTCATCTGAAGAAAAGCTTTTCACCACAGAATTACCCATCCTGTGTCAGTACTGCAGTGGCTAAAGAGAAAAGTATTTTACAAACAGACAATCCCTTTCTCTTTAAAGAAGCAAAAGAGATTTAATTATTTACAGCCCCAaaggaagggggggggggggggggggggatcaCCCATAGACACTGCCACAGTTCAGCTGAAAATGAGAAGCCATAAAATTTCAGCCTGTTGGTCAGTACTTGTCCATGAAAGTCAAGTATGCCAACTCCACTAGGCAAAATGCAAAATGCATTACAATCTTCAGCTGTTTAGAAGGAATTTGTTATATTCAACCACTTAGATATTCAGACAAAAGCACAACTGTGAGATTTTATAAATTCAAGTCATTTACCAGAAAGGTATAGAAGAATGAATTTAAAGCATCAGTAAATTGTGAGATATCTTGGGAACAACTAAAAATTGAAACCAAAAAATCTATAAAGCCAGAAATGAAGTAAAAACCACTATAAGATCCAAaggcaaacaaagaaaaaaacatAATTATTAGTTGAATCAGTTGCATATTACTGTGagataaaataagaaagtgTCATCTTTTCTCATGTTGAAGCAGTCACATAAATACTTTTATGTGCCTCAGAAAATTTATGGTTCAAGCTGTATTATTAGAGCATTGAAAATGAGAATGCACACATAATGAATCAATTCTTGTTCCCAAGAAGGAAAATCAAAAGATTCAAACCTTTTCGGCAACGGAAGCTCTTGACTAAATGATCCAGCTGACTCCTTATAACCAAGTAAACAGATGCAGGACACCAAATGGAGCTATGAAACAAATGCTGGCATTTCATCTTCTGCCATGAGAAACATCCCGGCAATGCTTttccatcaatttcatccaaagcTCTTGCAGCCTCCAGATGCAGACTCCCATTAAACATAATTGTGGCTCTCATGTAAGTGTCCTTTGGTTCTGGCTGGGATACCTGGACACGGACGCAGCTGCCAAGAGGGTTCGTTTTAGGCATAAAGACAGATATTTCTCTCAGAAGTGCTTCTTCACAAGCAGCAGGTGAAGGACCTTCCACAGTGTTTCCCCTCAACAAGAAAATATCACGTATTTTCCTATTTGTTACAGTAtataaaacttcaaaaatttcatcttCAGAAATTTCTCTATCAAGTCCTGTAATCACAACACTGTCCATGTACTTTGCGCTTGGTTCACAACGAGCATACCTTCCTCCAATTATAATGTCCGAGAAATCATTTACCAGGGCTTCAATATCCTCTTGCTCACACTTAACAATTGCTATGCCTTTACTGTATCTACGAGGCCAACAAACTTTTGCTCTGAGATCAGGAAAGGGCAATTTTTTATCACTACCATGTGTGCTCCGTGAAGGAATGACCTTCAGCAAGCCGCCACATAACTCAACCAGATTAAGTTGAGTAGCCCTCTTTGCAGTATCAGGTGAGAGAAATGTAATCCTTCCCCATTTCTCCTGCTCCTCACTTTCTTGGCCGACAGCTGAAAACTTATGGACAGCACAAATAGTGCCCGACGTGGATTTCTCCAGAAACATCAATAGCTCCTTGTCATTAACACAATTCATATCTGAATGAAATATGTCAATGGTCAAACAGCTCTTTTCAAGCTCTAGATGCTTGATCTCACCACCAGCTCCAAACAAAGCTACAGAAGGTGAGACAGCGGGCCCTCCACTGTACAAGCGTTTCTCCAAACACTCATTTTGCAATAATCTCACTTCATACTGCAATGCATCATTCACAAAGCCAGAAACCTTGTCCATGTCCTTTGAAGAAGCATGCAACCAAACTTCATTCTCATTTACCTTTACTTCAACACCGATTCGTTCATCCACACATTCTGTTCTGATACATGAAACAAGACGATGCAGACAACTATTAGCTTTTCCACAGAACCTTTTCAATAGCAAACTGCCAAACCCTGTCAAAACCCTAATGTGAAGCTTCTCACTTTCCATCTTGGAGAAATCAAACGAAGGAGGTGGACAAACAGCAGCCAAAGATTTGAAATCAAATGCAGTAACACATACCAAATATTGGTAAGATGCTGAAAGAATTTCACCAAAAACAACCCAACTAGGTCTTTGATCAAAAACAAGTAAAGAACATGATGGATGTAGTGGGATATGTTTCCTTGTAAGCGCCACTTCATATCCAAGGTGATCATAACCAGAGTACATAGCTACATTTTCCACAAAAGCAGAAAGTATAATGCTTTTAAGAGTCTCATCATGCTCAGTATGAATCTGTGGATTCCAGCGCCAATAACTTGGGATAATAATGCTTAGTTCATTTTGAAGGCAAGATTCCAGTTCTTGAACTGCCTCTTGGCATCTTCGCATGGATTTTGCATTGATGCTGTTCTCCCAACACCAGATATTCTTCCTCACAGGAGGCACAGCGTCCCAATCTTTGTAAACAGCAAGCAAAGTGAAGAGATCACCGCTCTGATGACAGAATTGGACCTTAAGGCGGTCAGATTTTAGTTTGCTTTCTTCAGAACCAACTCTACAAAATATGCTGCTGGAATTTGCCATGACAGCAGCAAGAACAATGCCCTCCCTACCAAGGCGGTTACGGAAGCATTTCAGAATTATTTTCCCAAGCCGAGGTTCAATTCCCAACCTAACCAAGTCATACCCTTCCGAAGTCAATTCATAAAGATTATTCCTTTGGGTGACAGCTCCAAGTTGAATAAGATTTCTGAGGGCCATCTCAATTGCCTTTGGACTAGGTGCatcaacaaaatcaaaatcctGCACATTCTTGATACCCAAAGCAAGAATTCTCAGAACTGCAACACCAAGGTGCACCCTGCGAATTTCAGGTTCCTGGTGAGGAGGCATTATCTCAAAATCACTCTCAGAGTAAAGCCTGTAGCACGTCCCAGGTTCAGTCCTCCCAGCACGGCCAGCCCGTTGATTAGCAGAACTCTGGCTGACCCTGCAAACCCTGAGAACATTCGTGCCAGTACCAGGCTCAAATTTACTCTCCTTCACCATGCCCGAGTCAACAACGTATTTAACGCCTGGAATGGTTAAAGAAGTCTCAGCAACATTTGTTGCAaatattacttttctttttcctggaTAGTTCGCAaaaacttgattttgctctTCAAAAGTCAGTTTCCCATGTAGAGGTAATGCAATAGCTGAAGGAGATCGGAAATTCTCACAAGCCCACTCAACCTCCATTTGTGAAGTTAAGAAGGCAAGAACAGTTCCTTCTTTATCCATTTTATGGATCTCATAAACCATCTTCACAACATCAGAAACGTAAGGTGCAACCATGCTAGAATCAGATTTGCCCTCAGATTCACAAGGTACATAGCGGATATCAACAGGAAAGTTTCTGCCAGCAACACGAAAGGTTCCACAACCAAAAAAGTAATTCGCAAGCTGTTCTGCATCAGCTGTCGCAGACATAATGACAAGCCTCAGATCAAGCCTCTGATGTAGTAATTTCTTAATCATCGCTAAAAGAAGATCAGTATTTAAGCTTCTTTCATGTGCCTCATCAATTATAATGCATGAAATCCGGGATAAATTCTTATCACGCATGTAGTGCTGCAGTAAGGAGTGATCTGTCGTAAATATTACCTTGGAATTGTAGTTCTGACTAGATGAATAAGATGGATAACAGATGACTGAATGATCTTCATAACAACCACGACTTTCCTCCTTAACCCTCTGTGCCAATGAAACTGCAGCAAGTTTACGAGGCTGAGTGCAAACAATGGATCCCTTACCAGCCACACCAGAATCAGCAAGAAACTGAACCAATTGCGTACTCTTTCCAGAACCAGTCTCCCCAATCAAAACTGTAATCTGAAACATTGGACAAGAGAAAAGACACAAAAATGAATAGAATGAGAGCAGCAGCTATATACCACCTGAAGCatagagagagggagagaggtgGGGGTAAATACCATGAATCATCACATGGTTAACAACACCATTCCTGACTACCATAAAAAATTAGAGCTGAGTACAAGAACTTTACAAATACACCATATACACCTTCCACCCCCGTGCtacccaaaaacaaaaagaccacaacatgagaaaaggaaaatgcgACACAAATAAAGCCACAAGGAAACACAAAAAAAACATACCACCATGTCCTCTCTCCTGCTGATTCCTTCTCTCTACTTCCAATCCCCTATGGTCATCTAGCGGCTCAAAATGtccttaaaacaaaataataccagaaaaaaaaaagcatatctTACAGGCTATCATGCTTCCAATCCTAAAGAGAAATATGAATAGATGTTTAAGCATTCACCACAGTTCATGTCTGACAGAAAAGATTATATGTTCTTGGCTGGTGTATCATAAATCTAAAAAGACAACTAGACGCACAACAGGAGGGATGATTTCGCAAAGAAAGGACGCACAACAGACTCTTCAAACCTAAAACAGCAAAAGTAAAAACAAAGCGTTGATGAATCACTTATAAACGTACTCTTTAACTACACCTCTATCTCCTTCCATCCCATCAgtttcttattttcttctcaGGAAATCGAGATTGCAACTAAAATTTACGTGCAAAGAGTACTGAAAACGACACAGTATAACCAAATGAACAAAACGTTACACAAGACAAGCAAGGGACAAGGAAAAAACAGGTTACCTGCTGGCAATGAATTTGCTGAAAAATCTCACCACGAAATGCGAAAAGGGGTAATCCTTCATCAAGCCGACGACATTCCCTCATCATCAAGCAATGAAGCTTCCCCCAATCAAACTCTCTTCCAAACATAAACAACCCAACTTTGACCCCAACTCCTTCCACTTCATctaccccttttccctccaaatAGTCCACCATGCACTGGATCCCACGTTTAAACTCCTCAATCCTCTTAGCAATCAAATCCCCTTCCTTCTCCAAACCATCCCTCTTTTTCTTCAACTCATGAAATTCCCTCAATTGTTTTCGCttttttaagtttaaattaaCTTCCTTTCCCTCATTCAACACCACCTCTAACTTCTTCTCCCACTTCTTCACTGACTCGTCCTCCATTAACGCTCTCAATCTAGACAAAAACAGTGTCTTTAACTGATCTTTCAACTCATCTTTATCAGATGACACCACCACGTTCTGAATCAACCTTGGAGTCAAAGAATGCCCATTGTTCAACCGAATTTCCCACAACTGAACCATAGTTTCAAGGGCTTCAACCCACTGCTGATAATATAAGCTTCCTATGACGGGCCCAGTATTGGAAACCCGATAACTCTCCGGCTTGCAGGTCAATTTCGAAACCAAGCCCTCAGTTTCGAGCTTTTCTGGGCGTTTTTCGGTGGAATTCAACCTGAGTTGGATGACGAAGTTGTGGTGGCGGAAGGAAGGCACCATCGGAGGTCCGGGAGGGCGATCACGGCGGTAATTCGGGGACAATTGAGGCTTCCATGGCTGCCGGACTTGGTGATGGTTGAACGGAACTTGGCCGCAGCGGTCGTAACTCGCCGGCGGGTAACACCGGTGCCCACAAGACGAAGCAGACGATGGACGTTGCATTGTACgggtaaataaaaaaaaaaaagggtattggaaaaatgacaaaaaccctagaaaagagtTTGGGACTGAGAGAAAGTAGCTTGGGTAGCGAGCGAGAGTGAAGAAGAAGCGAAAAGGACAAAAAAGCATGAAGCAGAGGTATTTGGTACGAGGAAAAATCAAATTATGGGAATATTTATATTACTAATATAATATTATTGTTGATTTCGAAATTCTCTATGTGGAACTGCACCTAATACTCTCTCCTTCctaatttggttaagattttccTTTAACAACAATGAAATTGTCATGTTAGTTTCCTTAGGATTTCAAGTAATTCATAAATATTttagtttaaaatttaaatacTTGTTTTCCTTCATATTacattggatttttttttgtttttttaatctAGTAGAATTCAATAATTGGGCGAACTAGCCCTGGTAATACTAACTAACTAGTAACAAGCAGCCATATAATTATTTTCACTAAGTCTTTCTAAATACAGGTTTTAATTATTCATATGACTAGATTAACGATCGCATGGCAAACTTCAATGTGAAAGTTTATGATAATCATTCATTTAATGGTTAACCAAAATTCTACAAACAACAAATTCTAGGAATCCTTTTCATTTGATATTACGTTTTTTGCTCGAATAAGAAAATTAAGAGGATTATAAATctcgaccaaaaaaaaaaaggctagtATTACTAGGATTATTTAATCATTTTCTAACACCAATATTGCTTGTCTAAACCAAAATaggaaatatttttaaataaataaaataggaaACATTAAATACTGTTGTCGTTTCTAAATATCCCACATAGTAAATTACTTATATAGAGCATGCAATTAAAGATGTCTGTATCAGCAAATCTATGTCAAATAAAACGCCCCTTTAGATTGCACACTAATGGATTGGATTTAGCTTTTTAATCAGTTACTATTTACAACTACGTATTTTGTATTCTGAATTAATTAAGACTGATATGTCTTTAGTAGTATTATTTCAATGCCTTAACAGCTACGTAATTCAAAAAGCAGATTCGATAGCGAGCTCACGTACAACAAAGGGTGGGAAAAAGGTGTAGCCAAAGAGAAACTGAAGGCCTTACTTTTGCTTAAAAAAGTTGCAGGTTAATGTTGCTTTTGGTTTCTTGAATTTTATATTGCCATATTCCATCGATTTCGAGCCTCAAGGCTATGGATGTGTGGTCATTGCAATAATCTCatcgtgaaaaaaaaaaaaaaatcgtatgAAATGCCTGGtgtataaagaaaaaagaagaagacttaattttttttttaaaaaaaaaaagaaaaaaaaagaagagaaaagatgaTATAATTTCCTTCTATATATTAGTCGTGAGcattgaaaagaagaaaaattatatGCTTATTACGCATGTATATTACTCATTTGTCATGAATTCAGaattattagggtttcttttgATGGGTAAATATAAAAGTATATTTGCTTTCCTTATTTTCTctactttaaataaaaaaagaagatttATTACGTTTTCATCCTTGTATTTTTCTCCATTTATTTCCCAACTAAAAGTccctgaaaagaaaaagaaaagtctcGACTCTTCCTTCCGTAATGCAAACTTACTAGTTACTCCACTAATTCCAATGGGCCCCTCCCTCTCGTGTTTCGCGGGGTTTGACTGTAGCTTGCAAGGTGACGCCATTTTCTGAAATCAGCAATGGTAACTTGTAAGGGTCACCTTTCTAGATTTCTCCCTCTGATAGGACCGGTCTAACCCCACGTAGGCAAttatgtttggattgtaattttctatcccaaaaaaaaatattgagtttgtttggataagaatttatttggatgatttatttgatccagttactgtagcattttttgtgatgtgatgtatgtgagataaaaaggtgattgggaatcGTGTGTGTGATgtaagcaaaacaaaatctaaaataaatctTGCAAACTTTCtttgtccaaacaaactcattatGTTTCCgggaatattttttaatcatttttgtctcatataaattaaatggttatagcatattttttttttataaaagatcataaaaataacaatccaaacatGAATCTAAGTAGCTCGTGAGTTTGCTTGTTCGAAATTGTAGTTTGAACTTGCATTGATCGAATTCGAATAGTTCAAACTATTTGGTAGGTCGAGTTTGAACTTTAATATGTAAAACTTGAAATTCAGTTGAACGTAGTCGAACTCATATGAATTTCACATAATATGtattttaatctttttatttattaatatgaaatatctaTTTTCTCCCTTATtaaaatcatataaaatatatatttatatttttaggGTTGATTAAACTCGATTAATGTAatatcccgaatattaggagattgtttgtgaagaaaatattaaagtgtatttctttgggatttgatttaaa
The genomic region above belongs to Coffea arabica cultivar ET-39 chromosome 7c, Coffea Arabica ET-39 HiFi, whole genome shotgun sequence and contains:
- the LOC140010503 gene encoding ATP-dependent RNA helicase DEAH12, chloroplastic-like isoform X2; the protein is MVITVLIGETGSGKSTQLVQFLADSGVAGKGSIVCTQPRKLAAVSLAQRVKEESRGCYEDHSVICYPSYSSSQNYNSKVIFTTDHSLLQHYMRDKNLSRISCIIIDEAHERSLNTDLLLAMIKKLLHQRLDLRLVIMSATADAEQLANYFFGCGTFRVAGRNFPVDIRYVPCESEGKSDSSMVAPYVSDVVKMVYEIHKMDKEGTVLAFLTSQMEVEWACENFRSPSAIALPLHGKLTFEEQNQVFANYPGKRKVIFATNVAETSLTIPGVKYVVDSGMVKESKFEPGTGTNVLRVCRVSQSSANQRAGRAGRTEPGTCYRLYSESDFEIMPPHQEPEIRRVHLGVAVLRILALGIKNVQDFDFVDAPSPKAIEMALRNLIQLGAVTQRNNLYELTSEGYDLVRLGIEPRLGKIILKCFRNRLGREGIVLAAVMANSSSIFCRVGSEESKLKSDRLKVQFCHQSGDLFTLLAVYKDWDAVPPVRKNIWCWENSINAKSMRRCQEAVQELESCLQNELSIIIPSYWRWNPQIHTEHDETLKSIILSAFVENVAMYSGYDHLGYEVALTRKHIPLHPSCSLLVFDQRPSWVVFGEILSASYQYLVCVTAFDFKSLAAVCPPPSFDFSKMESEKLHIRVLTGFGSLLLKRFCGKANSCLHRLVSCIRTECVDERIGVEVKVNENEVWLHASSKDMDKVSGFVNDALQYEVRLLQNECLEKRLYSGGPAVSPSVALFGAGGEIKHLELEKSCLTIDIFHSDMNCVNDKELLMFLEKSTSGTICAVHKFSAVGQESEEQEKWGRITFLSPDTAKRATQLNLVELCGGLLKVIPSRSTHGSDKKLPFPDLRAKVCWPRRYSKGIAIVKCEQEDIEALVNDFSDIIIGGRYARCEPSAKYMDSVVITGLDREISEDEIFEVLYTVTNRKIRDIFLLRGNTVEGPSPAACEEALLREISVFMPKTNPLGSCVRVQVSQPEPKDTYMRATIMFNGSLHLEAARALDEIDGKALPGCFSWQKMKCQHLFHSSIWCPASVYLVIRSQLDHLVKSFRCRKGVECNMEVNENGSCRVKISATATKTVAELRRPLEGLMKGNSIDDAAITPTVLQLLFSRDGLNVLNTIQRETGTYILFDKQALSLRVFGTTAKIEVAKKRLVKSLLRLHENKQLEVHLRGAVLPPDLMKRVVQKFGPDLHSLKEMFPGAEFSLNTKRHCICLKGVEDLKEGQGLGGTKDLKQKVEERIYEIARTSGSPNKNGNEEATCPICLCEVEDSYKLELCRHEFCRSCLVEQCDSAIKSQDSFPIRCARKGCGASVLLTDLRSLLLGEKFEELFRASLAAFVVGSGGVYRFCPSPDCPSVYRATEAGAPFVCDACYVETCTRCHLEYHPFLSCEKYKEFKVDPDSSLKEWCAGKENVKKCPVCRFTIEKVDGCNHIECRCGKHVCWVCLEFFGSADDCYNHLRSIHLAII
- the LOC140010503 gene encoding ATP-dependent RNA helicase DEAH12, chloroplastic-like isoform X1, which gives rise to MQRPSSASSCGHRCYPPASYDRCGQVPFNHHQVRQPWKPQLSPNYRRDRPPGPPMVPSFRHHNFVIQLRLNSTEKRPEKLETEGLVSKLTCKPESYRVSNTGPVIGSLYYQQWVEALETMVQLWEIRLNNGHSLTPRLIQNVVVSSDKDELKDQLKTLFLSRLRALMEDESVKKWEKKLEVVLNEGKEVNLNLKKRKQLREFHELKKKRDGLEKEGDLIAKRIEEFKRGIQCMVDYLEGKGVDEVEGVGVKVGLFMFGREFDWGKLHCLMMRECRRLDEGLPLFAFRGEIFQQIHCQQITVLIGETGSGKSTQLVQFLADSGVAGKGSIVCTQPRKLAAVSLAQRVKEESRGCYEDHSVICYPSYSSSQNYNSKVIFTTDHSLLQHYMRDKNLSRISCIIIDEAHERSLNTDLLLAMIKKLLHQRLDLRLVIMSATADAEQLANYFFGCGTFRVAGRNFPVDIRYVPCESEGKSDSSMVAPYVSDVVKMVYEIHKMDKEGTVLAFLTSQMEVEWACENFRSPSAIALPLHGKLTFEEQNQVFANYPGKRKVIFATNVAETSLTIPGVKYVVDSGMVKESKFEPGTGTNVLRVCRVSQSSANQRAGRAGRTEPGTCYRLYSESDFEIMPPHQEPEIRRVHLGVAVLRILALGIKNVQDFDFVDAPSPKAIEMALRNLIQLGAVTQRNNLYELTSEGYDLVRLGIEPRLGKIILKCFRNRLGREGIVLAAVMANSSSIFCRVGSEESKLKSDRLKVQFCHQSGDLFTLLAVYKDWDAVPPVRKNIWCWENSINAKSMRRCQEAVQELESCLQNELSIIIPSYWRWNPQIHTEHDETLKSIILSAFVENVAMYSGYDHLGYEVALTRKHIPLHPSCSLLVFDQRPSWVVFGEILSASYQYLVCVTAFDFKSLAAVCPPPSFDFSKMESEKLHIRVLTGFGSLLLKRFCGKANSCLHRLVSCIRTECVDERIGVEVKVNENEVWLHASSKDMDKVSGFVNDALQYEVRLLQNECLEKRLYSGGPAVSPSVALFGAGGEIKHLELEKSCLTIDIFHSDMNCVNDKELLMFLEKSTSGTICAVHKFSAVGQESEEQEKWGRITFLSPDTAKRATQLNLVELCGGLLKVIPSRSTHGSDKKLPFPDLRAKVCWPRRYSKGIAIVKCEQEDIEALVNDFSDIIIGGRYARCEPSAKYMDSVVITGLDREISEDEIFEVLYTVTNRKIRDIFLLRGNTVEGPSPAACEEALLREISVFMPKTNPLGSCVRVQVSQPEPKDTYMRATIMFNGSLHLEAARALDEIDGKALPGCFSWQKMKCQHLFHSSIWCPASVYLVIRSQLDHLVKSFRCRKGVECNMEVNENGSCRVKISATATKTVAELRRPLEGLMKGNSIDDAAITPTVLQLLFSRDGLNVLNTIQRETGTYILFDKQALSLRVFGTTAKIEVAKKRLVKSLLRLHENKQLEVHLRGAVLPPDLMKRVVQKFGPDLHSLKEMFPGAEFSLNTKRHCICLKGVEDLKEGQGLGGTKDLKQKVEERIYEIARTSGSPNKNGNEEATCPICLCEVEDSYKLELCRHEFCRSCLVEQCDSAIKSQDSFPIRCARKGCGASVLLTDLRSLLLGEKFEELFRASLAAFVVGSGGVYRFCPSPDCPSVYRATEAGAPFVCDACYVETCTRCHLEYHPFLSCEKYKEFKVDPDSSLKEWCAGKENVKKCPVCRFTIEKVDGCNHIECRCGKHVCWVCLEFFGSADDCYNHLRSIHLAII
- the LOC140010504 gene encoding uncharacterized protein, with product MANEKENPRGGSYGRGDHQEMVAGLLFSQKPGFDLMQNCDLPPPVKIFAGHDKTIVSPMNNVYSMIAGQKDEDVGVEMAYDKTSETEKLELLKALRLSQTRAREAERKAAVLSRERDDLSNLLLQQSMHLFAYKQWVRMMELQLPKLNKHQEKRELSSAATNWEGNMPKEEGENNGEKGMTWLVTVAICVGIAGFGFYNFFSSYY